The genomic stretch AGTACCGTGACATCGACGGTGACGGCGAAGTGGGGCCAGGTGAGAGTACTGCTGAAAATGCCGGTGATCGCAGAATCATTGGTAACAGCACTCCCCGGTACCAGTTCGGGTTGAATATGAACGTTTTTTGGAAAGGTTTTGACCTTAATATTTTCTTTCAAGGTGTGGGCAAAAGAGATGTATGGATAGGCAGTAACCTGTTTTGGGGTGGCATAGCAGGAGGCACGGGTACCTATGAAGTGTATGAGGACTCTTGGACTCCCGAAAGAACCAATGCATATTTCCCGGGTTACCGTTCCAGTGGAGCTAACCGTCAGACACAGACAAGGTACCTGCAAAATGCTGCTTACCTAAGATTGAAAAATGTTTCCCTGGGCTATACACTTCCGGCTGCTTTGACGGAGCGTATCCGTTTGGACAAAGTCCGGGTGTACACCTCGGCTTACAATATATGGGAAGCTACCAGTGTACCGGACACATTTGATCCGGAAGTGCTGAGCGGTAATTACCCGATGTTGAGGTCTATTGCTGCTGGACTGCAAATCACATTCTAATTCCTAAAACTGACACAATCATGAAAAGATTATATATCACAATTGCTTGCCTTGCAGGACTCCTTTCAGGGTGCAATGACGAGTTTATGGATCGCTATCCATTGGATCAAATTACCGATGAGAATTTCTGGAAAACAGCCCAGGACCTGGAGTTGTACTGTAATAGTTTTTATCCTGAATATATTACAGGTTTTGGTACCGACTGGGGCACTAGTACGGTAGCTCCCTATGGGTACAATGAAGCTATCGCGTATGGAGATGTCATTTCCGATAACGCGGCTCCAGAAACCTATTCTAAGGTGGCTGCTGACCAATATAATGGCTATGTAGGTGGAGGAAGCGGCAGTAGTGGATGGAGTTGGGGGAATATCCGCCAGCTTAATTATTTTCTGGATAACTACCAACGTGGTGATGTGGCAGAGGATGTAAGAAATGTTTATTTGGGAGAAGTCTTATTCTTTAAAGCCTGGGATTATTTCAAAAAGGTGAAAACTTTTGGTGATGTACCCTGGATTACCCACGCCCTGGAAACCAATTCACCAGAGCTATATGCTCCTCGGGATCCCAGGGAAGTGGTGATGGACTCTGTGATGCACATTTTAAATCAAGCCATCGAATTCCTTCCTGCCAAAGGGGAAGAAAAAACCGATCGGCTGAATAAAGATGTGGCCTTGCACTTAAAATCGAGAATTGGCCTCTATGAAGGGACCTATCGAAAATACCACCCGGAGATTGGCTTGGATGGGACGGCGTTTTTAAGCGCATCGGTTGAAGCAGCAGAACAGTTGATGGCTGGAAGTTATAGCCTGTACAGTACAGGAAATGCTTCTACAGATTACAATGATCTCTTCGCTACCTATAGTTATGATGGTAATCCTGAAGTGATTTTATGGAGGGAATATTCAGCAGATCTTACGTACGGAGTGGCATTTAGTCGATATTATGCACAAAACCTGCGCCATCGACACGGCGCTACCCGAAATCTCGTGGATGAATACCTTTGCGAAGATGGTTTGCCGATTAGCCAAAGTCCCCTTTTCATGGGCAAAGATTCTATTCAAACCGAGATGATGAACAGGGACCCAAGGCTTCCCCAGACAGTGGCCAATTTTGGAACTTACAATCTACAAGAGGGCGTACAAGGTGCCAATAATGCACCACTGCCAAATATTCCAGGGCTTTCAGGAAATAAATGTCCAACTGGATACCGCGTAGCAAAGTGGTTCTTAAATGATCCCGCTGACTGGGACCGAGTGACCAATGGCATGCAGGCCGCACTGGTGTTTCGGTATGCGGAGGTTTTGTTGAATTATGCTGAAGCTAAATATGAACTCGGGGAAATGGACCAAGCTGTATTGGACAACTCAGTCAATCTTATCAGGGCAAGAGTGAATATGCCACCAATGGTACTGGGTGATATCCCTGCAGATCCTGAGCTGGACGGTAACTACGCCACGTATTGTGACTATGTGCCCGATGCGGTTTTGAGGGAAATAAGAAGGGAGAGGCGTGTGGAGTTGGCTTTTGAGAGTTTCAGGTGGGATGACCTTATGAGATGGAAGGCAGGTAAATTTCTGGAAATTCCCGTGGAAGGGATCAAGTTTGTCCAAGAACAGTTCCCTGGTGTCATAGTGGACAAAGACGTGTTTTTAAGTGAAGAAGGCTACATTTTGCCTTATTACCAAACCCTTCCTGACGGTAGGGCTTTTGATGAAGAGAAACAATACTTATTTCCTATTCCGATTGAAGACTTGGTACTGAACTCTAACCTGGAGCAAAATCCAGGATGGGAATCCAACTAGCGCTTCAGCTGATGTTGAATTAAAAAGTTTTGTGTTGGGAAATAGATTAAGAAGGGGCCAAGTGGCCTCTTCCTGATCTCCTATTGTCTTTTTTTTGAAAATTAATTTTAACCACTAATAACTACTTTGATTATGAAAAACCGAGTCAATGAATTGTTTTTAAGAATGTTAGCTGTTTTTACTGCGGCTACAGTGATTTCTTGTAATGAAGTGCCGGAAACTCCGGTGATTGAAAATCAAAATGGGGCTGGTTTTGTGACCCATCAGGAGAATCTAAATGTGGTGTACTTTGTACCTACTGATAATCCTGAAGTGTCAGGTTATGAAGACCGATTGAGTGATCTTTTGGTTTATTTTCAAGAGTATATGGAAGATGAGATGGACAGAAATGGTTTTGGACAAAAAACATTTGGGCTACCGTTGGATTCTGCCAATAGCCGGGTAAAACTAGTGACCATTTACGGTACGGAGGACCAGTCCACGTATGGATATGGAAGTGCAAGTACCATAATTAGTGAAATCAATGCGTACAAATCCACCCATCCCGGTGACTTTACCAGTCAGCATACTTTGGTCATCTTGCCGCAGCGTACTGACAGCGGAAGTCAACCGTTTTACGGGTATGGTAAATATTGCTTTGCGGTAGACAATCCCAATATCAGTGTGGCAGAAATTCCCAGCACTTCTTCCAACTTGATAGCAGGAATGCTCCACGAGCTGGGGCACGGACTAAACCTTGCCCATAACAAGGCCAAAGATAATGAACAACAAACGTTGGGGACTTCCTTAATGGGGGCTGGAAATTATACCTGGGGGAGGTCAGCGACATTTATTCCTTTGGCAGATGCAGCGATATTAAACCGCAATCAGATTTTCCAGTCCACTCCGGTGGCAGATATTTATGGCGCAGCTACCACAACCATGAGTCCTGCGATAAGTTACGATGAGGTGAATGATGCGATCGCATTGTCCGGTACTTTTACCAGTGATAAGACGGTCAGCGATGTATTGGTCTGGGTGGATCCCAACGTCAATGGGGAAGGATCAGGAGCCAATAAGGATTACAATTCAGTTTCTTGGGTGGCCAATAGGAATGGGAGTGCTTTCGATGTGGATATTCCAATGGCTGAAATTCAGGATCATGGAGATTGGCCGTATGAGTTGAAGATAAAACTATTAATGGAAAATGGCACGATCAAGACGCATGGCTATAGCTTCAGTTATGTGAACGGTGAATTTACCTTGCCTGATGGTGTGGGGGTATTCCAGCACAGCAGCTACAATGGGTGGGGCGTGACACTTGCTGAAGGCTCTTACACAGCTGCCCAATTGACAGCACTCGGTGGAGTAGATAATGACATCAGTTCCATCAAAATTCCCTTAGGGTACGAAGTGACCTTGTATGATGGGGATAATTTTACCGGGGATAGCTATGAAGCTGGGCCTGGCAATATCAGCTTCCTTTCCGGATTCAATGACAAGGTGTCCTCTATTATAGTGGGTAAACAATAAGAATAAATCCTACTAAAATAACCGGGCTTTTGGAGAAGGTGCCTTTTCCAAAAGCCTTTGTTAAGTACCAGCACAGATGAAAATTACCAGAAAGAAATTCTTTTTTCCAAAGGATCTTTTCCTATCCTAAAGGACCAAATGAAGTGGAAATTGATTAAACAATGAACAAGCAAAAAATAAGTGAAAAAATGAAAAGGAGTTTAACAATGGTATTATTGATGTTTGCACTGACGGGTGCGAGCACCACTTTGACGATAGCCCAAGCCCCGGATAATACGCCAAGAATCTCCATGACGTTGGAGCATGGCGCCCACAGAATAGGTAAACGGATAGATTCGAAGATGTCGCGTTGGCGAAATTATGGTTTTGGTCAGTTTATCCATTGGGGGCTTTATGCCATTCCGGGAGGTCATTGGAACGGAGAATATTATGGCGGTGCCGCTGAGTGGATCCGCTCATGGAAAGGAATGCCCAATGAGGATTACGATAACTTGTATACGGAATTTGATCCAGTGGATTTTGACCCCAAAGCGTGGGCGGAGCAGGCCAAGGACATGGGAGCACGGTACATGATCATAACCACTAAGCACCATGATGGCTTTTGCCTCTGGCCAAGTGAGTTTACGGATTATGATGTGACCAATGCCCCATATGGCCAAGATATCATTGGCCCCTTGGTAGAGGCTTATGATGCAGAAGGCATCGATGTGTATCTTTATTTTTCTGTGATGGACTGGAATCATCCCGGCTATCGGAGTAAGCTGGAAACAGCCGAGGACAGAGAGGCTTATGAGGGTTTTAAGGAATTTACAAGAAATCAGCTGTTGGAATTATTGGAGCGGTACCCCTCGACGAAGGGGCTTTGGTTTGATGGAACCTGGGATGCGGCATGGAAGGAGCAGGCTGAGTTTGCAGATAACCTGGCTATGGAGATGCGGGAAATGATCCCTGGTTTGATCATAGGAAGCCGGTTTAGGCCAGATGACTATGGTAATCGCCATTTTGACAGCAATGGTGATCTGATGGGAGACTATGAGCAAGGTT from Echinicola soli encodes the following:
- a CDS encoding RagB/SusD family nutrient uptake outer membrane protein, whose amino-acid sequence is MKRLYITIACLAGLLSGCNDEFMDRYPLDQITDENFWKTAQDLELYCNSFYPEYITGFGTDWGTSTVAPYGYNEAIAYGDVISDNAAPETYSKVAADQYNGYVGGGSGSSGWSWGNIRQLNYFLDNYQRGDVAEDVRNVYLGEVLFFKAWDYFKKVKTFGDVPWITHALETNSPELYAPRDPREVVMDSVMHILNQAIEFLPAKGEEKTDRLNKDVALHLKSRIGLYEGTYRKYHPEIGLDGTAFLSASVEAAEQLMAGSYSLYSTGNASTDYNDLFATYSYDGNPEVILWREYSADLTYGVAFSRYYAQNLRHRHGATRNLVDEYLCEDGLPISQSPLFMGKDSIQTEMMNRDPRLPQTVANFGTYNLQEGVQGANNAPLPNIPGLSGNKCPTGYRVAKWFLNDPADWDRVTNGMQAALVFRYAEVLLNYAEAKYELGEMDQAVLDNSVNLIRARVNMPPMVLGDIPADPELDGNYATYCDYVPDAVLREIRRERRVELAFESFRWDDLMRWKAGKFLEIPVEGIKFVQEQFPGVIVDKDVFLSEEGYILPYYQTLPDGRAFDEEKQYLFPIPIEDLVLNSNLEQNPGWESN
- a CDS encoding alpha-L-fucosidase is translated as MKRSLTMVLLMFALTGASTTLTIAQAPDNTPRISMTLEHGAHRIGKRIDSKMSRWRNYGFGQFIHWGLYAIPGGHWNGEYYGGAAEWIRSWKGMPNEDYDNLYTEFDPVDFDPKAWAEQAKDMGARYMIITTKHHDGFCLWPSEFTDYDVTNAPYGQDIIGPLVEAYDAEGIDVYLYFSVMDWNHPGYRSKLETAEDREAYEGFKEFTRNQLLELLERYPSTKGLWFDGTWDAAWKEQAEFADNLAMEMREMIPGLIIGSRFRPDDYGNRHFDSNGDLMGDYEQGWERKLPDTYEDTKGNDWDCVMTVPENQWGYHSDWRGHVKTSYELIEMLVKSVSLDGNFVMNFGPNGQGEIRKEERQLAKEIGEWMHKNQKAIYDCGYIDWEKQDWGYYTRNRESGEVYMIVFNKPINGALRIKTPAKINLDKIFDLNGPQKTYRPEEIHRNEYFIHLDEALLETPKVIVIQYSEATNQTKGYDKAKT